The following DNA comes from Chitinophaga nivalis.
ACTGGAAGTTTTTGCGCTGTACCGGCGTTGCATCCAGGGTTACTTCCAGCCCTCTCCGTACATATGTTTCATTGATATTCACCAATGCGGTATCAAATCCGGCAGCCTGGGATATCAGTGATTTCTGCTGTACGTTATAAATGTATTTGTTATAGTAGGTAACGTCGGCGCGTAAACGTTTTTTCATGAAATACGCTGCCGTACCCACTTCCCAGGTACGTTCCGTACGTGGCTTAATATTATTGTTGATAATGGTTCTGGGATAGGACGCAGAATTGTTGCCGCCCCAGTCGCCTACTGTGGTATTATACAAAGTGTTGTTGGCATAAATACCCAGGTCCACTTTGGATACGGCCCAGGAACCACGCACCTTCCAGAAGTCAAACCAATTAGGCAGTTTGATAAATTCAGACATTACCACACTACTACCTACTGAAGGGTAAAAATAGGAACGGGTAGCAGCAGGTAAAGTAGAAGTCCAGTCGTTACGACCGGTTACATCGGCAAAGATTTTATTTTTCCAGTTCACGGTGACCTTTCCGAACAAGCTGTTCACCTGTTTTTTATAGGTATAGAAATCCACATCCGGCCGTTCTACAGAAGCAGCGAGTGAATAAAATCCGGGTACCGAAATACCGTTACGGGTAGTGGCTTTCAGCCTTTCATCACGCAGAAAATAAATCGTACCACCAGCTAATCCATCTATATTAAAATCACCCACTTTTCTTTCGATGCTGAACAACAGGTCATTGTTAATACTATAACCAGATTTATTGTCTTTCATATACATCCCTTTCGCATTCCAGCCACGGGTAGCATTGATGCCAATCGGATTACGTTTGGTTTCATTGTTGTTGTAATAATCCAACCCGCTACGCAGCATCAGTTTGGCGCCTTTGAAAATTTTATAGGAAGCAGAAAGACTTGCATTCAGCATATTCTGGTCGATACCATTCAGCTTTTCGTAAGCCATCAGGTAAGGGTTGTCGTACCAGGCATTGTAGTTCCAGTTTTGTTTTTCGTGTGGTACCAGCCAGTAATCGCGGTAGTCGCGGATATCATACTCGGGGCCTGTCCACATGAGGAGATTATAAATATATCCCTGGTCGTTATAGCCTTTTCCATTTACCTGTGGTGTGATACGCTTGTTGTATCCCATATGGCTCTCCATCGTGAATTTATCACTTACTTTCAGTTCTCCGCCCAGGGTGAAAGTAGTCATATTCAGTTTGGCGTTGGGGTATTGTCCTTTGTTGTACACATGCGACAATGATGCCCGGAAGCTGCCATGCTCGCCGGTTTGCGCCACACTCACGTTGTTGTTGGTGACCAGTCCCGGCTCCAGGAAATGCTGGAGGTTGTTTTTTCCTTTAGACGTCAGTTCCGCGTTTTCCATTTGTTTGGTCAGCGGATTCCATTGATCAGCCATCACGCCGGCATCCAGCCGGGCGCCCCACACATAATCCGTAGGACTGTAATTACCATTCAGGCCGGCGCTGTAGGCAGTCTGTACTTTGGGTAAAGCCAGAAAGCCTGCTGCAAACATGGTGTTACTATTGACTGTTACGGTGAGACCTTTGCTGTCTGCTCCTTTTTTGGTGACGATAATAATCGCACCATTACCACCACGGGCACCATATAATGCTGCTGCCGTAGCGCCTTTCAGCACATCCATACTTTGAATATCATCCGGGCTGATATCGCGTAAAGACATGGAAGCATAAGGAATACCATCTATTACCAGCAACGGATTTTCGCCTCTTAATTCCAGGGTAGGCTTCTCAAAAAATTCCGTGCTGTTTTTCACCACCAACCCCGATACTTTACCGGTAAGTGATGTAGCAATATCTACGCCCTTTACGGTTTGTACAGCATCGCCTCCTATTTTCTGTACGGCATAACCCAGTGATTTTTCTTCGCGTTTAATACCCAGTGCCGTTACCACCACTTCACTCAATGCCCTTTTTTCTTCTACCAGGGATACCTGCAGTTGCGTACGGTTGTTGAGTGTGATTTCCTGTTGCTGATAACCGATAAAACTAAATACCAGTATAGCATTTTCCGGTACTTCGCGGATCACAAAAGTACCGTTGGCAGTAGTTACCGCGCCGGTGGCAGTACCTTTGACATGCACAGTTACACCTGGTAAAGGCGTACCGGTAGCCGCATCCGTTACCGTGCCTTGTACGGTTTGTGCTGCTACTACTGCGGTAGTCAAATTATCTGCCGACTTGCTGGTCGCCGGTACTGGTGGAACCACAGCAGACTTGATCACATAAAACCGGTCGCTGGTTTTAACGGCTGTCAGACCAAAAGGTTGCAGGTACATATTCAGTGCCGGGTCGATACCTTTGGCCCGGATATTATCCTGTTGCTGCGGGCTGATTTTTTTATCTTTCAGCAAAGCGGCATTATAGCTAAAGCGCACGCCCATATTAGCTTCCAGATTACTCAAAAAAATACTGAGCGGCATGTCATCTGCCTGAGGATATAAACTTTCTACTGTTTTTTGCGTAGCAGCATAAGCGGGAGTACTGGCAATAGCATACCCCAGCATCATGGCGACGCCGAATCGTAGTTTTCTCATGGGTGATGGTTGATTAAATTAAACCGGGATGTGATTACTGTTTATGTAAAAAAATTGAATCTGCTTTCATTGTTCTTTTCAAATTAAATGACTGCTCCAGTGTTTCCATCGCTTTGTCCGGATCTGTTGACGATAAATATCCGGTGAAATACAGGTCGGCAGGCGTTATCTGCTCAAATACCAGCGTATAGCCGTAGTGTGTTTTTATATAGCTTGCAACAGCTGACAGTTTTTCATTTTTAAATGCCCTGAAATTATTTTTCCAGGCAGTAAAGAAGAGGGTATCTGCTTTTTCCTTACGCAGCAACCGGCTCTTTTTATCCAGGCTGGCCATTTCCCCTGGCTGCAGTAACATAGGAGGTGCTGCGGCCATTTCCACTTTCACACTGCCTTTGTTGAGTACAACCTGTGTATGTCCGGGTGTGGTGCATACATTGAATTCAGTACCCAATACCTTTATCTGCAGGTCATTTCCGGCTGTTACCGTAAACACTTTACCAGCAGCAGGCGCCACAGAAAAGAAGGCTTCTCCGTTCAGCTGCACGGTTCTGGTTTTTTTATTGAAGCCGGCGGCCACCTGTAATACGGCGCCTTTGTTCAGCTGTACAACTGTACCATCCGGTAAGGTGATGGTACGTACCGCCATTCCTTCATTTTTATACAAAGTACCAGCAGCACCGGGTTGCACGATCCAGTAGGTAACGGCTGCCAGTACCATCAGGATGGTAACGGCAGCGGCTATCCGCCATACAGGAAAGCGTTTATACACGACGTTATCTGCCGGTGCATCCGCAGCCAATATATTTTCCAGCACGGCGTCGGCCTGCGCTGCCGGCATTTCCGGCCAGCTATCCTGGTTTTCAAGGTCGCTGATCAGGGGCAAGGCTTCGTCCGAAGTGGCCGTGTCCAGGTATTCCTTTAACTGCGCCTTTTCAGCAGGCGTACAGGTTCCTGCCGCCAGCTTTATAAACAGTTTCCGGATATGTTGCTTGTCTGCCATAAGTACCTGTAATAAGTAATACAATCGTCGGGAGGTAATGTACGATCGGTGAAGAAAAAATATTTTTTTCGGGAGATGATAATCAGGATAATGCTACCATGGCCAGTGCGACGGCCAGTTCCGCGTGTTTGATCATATATACTTTGATGGCTTTGGAAGCCTTTACCAGCTGATCTTTCACGGTATTGCCGGAAATCCCCAGCTGCACGGCTATTTCCTGGTTGCTGAGTCCATTGATGCGGCTTAGCCGGAAGATGAGCTGCCGCTGCGGTGGCAGGCTGCTGATAGCACGGGAACGGATGATTTCCAGTTCCTTTACCAGCAGTATTTTATCAGTGGGTACAGCCGTTTGTGGAGTAGACTCAAAGAAATGCCGACGTATTTTTTCGTCGTGCAATGCTTTTTTCAGATAGTTGAATACAAAGTTGCGGGTGGATTTGTAGAGGTATGCCTCCAGAGAACGTGCCGGGTCCAGGGTAGCGCGGTTGATCCAGATCTTCATAAAGATTTCCTGTACGGCTTCTTCTGCTACATCTGCGGCGGTAGTAAGTTTGATGGTATAGCCATATACAAGGTTCCTGTACCGTTGATACAGGAGCCGGAAAGCTTGTTGATTACCCTGTATGATCTGTTCACATATCAGCTTATCATCATTGTTCATACTGCAGGAAATTCCATTGATCACTAAAAATACAATAATCTGCTTAAGTGTCAAGAGGCGCAAAATTAGCAGCAGTATATTAACTCATTATTAAGTCTGCCTACATATTCTTTAATTCTTCCTGGCTAACGATTTTATATCCTGTTTTAGGTACATCAAAATAAGAAGCGGGAATCGGGAACAACTCTACTTTAGTAGCGATCACCCGTGTTTTGGCGCCTGTTTTTGTCACGATTTCAAATTCCAGGGGAATGCCTTTCAGGTTGACGAAACGGCGGTTATACTGTTTGTTTTCCGGTACCAGATCGGTGGCATAGAATACCTCAAAGGTTTGTCCGTCCGGCATGGTGCCAATGGCTTTTCTGCAGTCGTAACCGGCTATATTTTTGGTGACCGGCTGATCGCTGAACTGTATGTTCTCGTATTGTTTCAGTTCTTTTTCATATTGTTCCTTACCTGCACGGATCAAATATTTGGTGCCATGCTGATCGATGAGGGTGGTGAGGGATTCCTCTTTACTGTTGATCAGATAGGTGTAGTGTACAATATTGAAGTTCATATCAATACGGCTCAAAGGGCCGCGCATGTACTGCGTGAAGGTGCTGCCTTCCAGCATCGCATCCATCTGGAGCTGTTCCGGCGGCAATTCCATTTTATAGATAATCTTGGCATCGGAAACAGTACGCTGTGCCAGCAGGGAACTGGTAAGGCATAAAAAGATAAACGTCAAAAACAACCGGTATGACATATGTGGTGTATTAATTCAGGCTGGCAGCTGGTGTATTTCAACAAACTACCAGGTCAATTTTTCTTTATTTAAAAAAGCGGCAATACCCCGTTTGCAATCCTCATGTCCGCGGGTTTGGGCATTCAGTGTAGCTGCGTGCGCCAACCCTTCTGACAATGGAAGGTCCAACACCGTGCCAATCAATTGTTTGGTAACGTTCAGGGAGTGTGCAGAAGTGTCGTTACATAGGCTGGCGGCCACTTTTGCTACATGCGCTGCTATTTCTGCGGCTGGCACTACAGCGGTAATCAAACCATGCTGCGCGGCTTTTTCGGCAGTAAACAACTTACCGGTCAATAACAGCTCCCTTGCACGTCCCTCTCCTATTTTGCGTACCAGGAATACGGCTACGAGGGCCGGGATAAATCCTATTTTCACTTCTGTATATCCCATCATTGCTTCCGGTACCACATAACTGAGATCACAGAGGGTTACCAATCCGCATCCACCTGCGATGGCATGTCCTTCTACCTGGGCAATGACTACTTTATTCAACTGATAAATTTCCTGGAACAGCTGCATGAGTTCCCGGGAATCGGCCAGGTTTTCTTCATAGGTATTTGTTTGCAGCTGTTGCAGATACTCCAGGTCTGCGCCGGCACAGAAAGCTTCTCCGTTTCCTTTTACTACAATTACTTTTACTCCTTCATCTGCTGCCGCCTTTTTAAATGCCTGCCGTAATTCGGCTACAAATAATCCATTCAGTGCGTTCCTTTTTTCAGGGCGGTTGAGCGTTATAATAGCAACGCGTTCCGCCACATTATATTGTAGAAAAGAGAAGTCCATGATAAAGAATTGATAATTTAACCAGGCATCTACCCCACAAAAATTACGCATTACCGGGAAGATAGTCAAAAAGATCATTTGTTATGCTCTCCCGAGTTATCTACCCTGTAATGCGCAACTGATTTTATGGCTTTAGGTGGCAATCTAAGAAAAAAAACACACCTATTTTGTGATCTCTTCAATCACCTGTCCCACATTACCGCTAGGCATCTGTATGTGCAGCAGTGCAGCGAGGGTAGGTGAAATATCGGTCATACCTACCGTACGGTTGGTTTTACCCGGGTGAATGCCCCATCCCATCCATACCAGCGGGATGTGTGCATCATAAGGGTACCATAAACCGTGAGTAGTACCGGTTTTACCGCCATCGATATAACCTGGTGTGAGTGCGATCTGGATATCACCGCTTCTTTTTGCATTAAAACCGTTGCTCATCATCCGACGCATTGGTTCCGGCAAGGTGGTGGTCATCAAATGGGCGATTGGGAAAGCATTTGCGATAGCCGGAGATTTCAGCAGTTCAGCAATGATAAACTGCTGGATGTCTGCTTCACTTTTACCCGCCGTAGCAATTGCATCATGATTCATCCAGAACTGATAGTTATCTACCGCCTTGATCGCATTATTTACACCAAATTTAGCAGCTACCTGTTTGTTCAGGTCATTCATAGCTGCGCGGTCATCCCAGGTACCTCCCGGTAATTTATTTTCTTCCATGAAGCCGGGTACGTGAGCGACGCCATGGTCGGCAGTGATGAAGAACAGGTATTGTCCTTTTCCTACTTTGGCATCCAGGTACTGGAAAAGGGTAGCCAGATCCTGGTCTAAACGCAGGTAGGTATCTTCTGCTTCGATGGAGTTAGGTCCGAACTGGTGACCTACGTAATCGGTAGAAGAGAGGCTGATAGCCAGGAAATCGGTTACGCTGCCTTTACCCAGGCTATAGGCTTCCATCGCTTTTTTGGCAAATTCCAGTGTCATGGTGTTACCAAAAGGAGAAGCGGCAATAGTACCATTGGCAATGCTGCTCAGGTCATGCGGAAAAGAGCTGTTGTTTACGCCGTTTTTGTAATGGCCTTCATATGGTTTTTCATCTGCTGTGCTGAGGGTGTAGGTAGACAGCGGATACAGGGTCGTCCACGGCTTGCTGAGGTATTGCTGTGGATATTTCTGGTTATTGAATTCCTGTGCCCATGTTGGCAGTTCATTCATATAGTAGGTGCTGGTCACCCAGTTGCCGGTGCTGCCATCATACCAGAAAGCAGCGTTGGCGCTATGTCCGGCAGGCAGGATGGCGCCGCGGTCTTTAATCGCTACACCTACTACTTTGCTTTGAAAATTGTTGGATAACCGCAGCTCATCACCAATGGTGGTTACCAGCATGTTGCGCGGACTCATTTTACCGGCGGCAGAAGTGCTTCCCACGGTAGTCACAGTGGTATCTTCTGCACAATACATGGTACGTCCGATAATGGGGCTGTACCAGGTATTACCGATAATGCCGTGTACCGCAGGTACGGAGCCGGTATACACGCAGGTATGGCCGCAGGCAGTGATGGTAGGGGTATAGTTAATCAGGGTATTTTCGCAGGAGAAACCGTCCTGCAATAATCTTTTAAAGCCACCGGCAGTGTATCTGTTGCCGTAGCGGTACAGGTAATCCCAGCGCATCTGGTCTACCACCACGCCTA
Coding sequences within:
- a CDS encoding FecR family protein, producing the protein MADKQHIRKLFIKLAAGTCTPAEKAQLKEYLDTATSDEALPLISDLENQDSWPEMPAAQADAVLENILAADAPADNVVYKRFPVWRIAAAVTILMVLAAVTYWIVQPGAAGTLYKNEGMAVRTITLPDGTVVQLNKGAVLQVAAGFNKKTRTVQLNGEAFFSVAPAAGKVFTVTAGNDLQIKVLGTEFNVCTTPGHTQVVLNKGSVKVEMAAAPPMLLQPGEMASLDKKSRLLRKEKADTLFFTAWKNNFRAFKNEKLSAVASYIKTHYGYTLVFEQITPADLYFTGYLSSTDPDKAMETLEQSFNLKRTMKADSIFLHKQ
- a CDS encoding SusC/RagA family TonB-linked outer membrane protein produces the protein MRKLRFGVAMMLGYAIASTPAYAATQKTVESLYPQADDMPLSIFLSNLEANMGVRFSYNAALLKDKKISPQQQDNIRAKGIDPALNMYLQPFGLTAVKTSDRFYVIKSAVVPPVPATSKSADNLTTAVVAAQTVQGTVTDAATGTPLPGVTVHVKGTATGAVTTANGTFVIREVPENAILVFSFIGYQQQEITLNNRTQLQVSLVEEKRALSEVVVTALGIKREEKSLGYAVQKIGGDAVQTVKGVDIATSLTGKVSGLVVKNSTEFFEKPTLELRGENPLLVIDGIPYASMSLRDISPDDIQSMDVLKGATAAALYGARGGNGAIIIVTKKGADSKGLTVTVNSNTMFAAGFLALPKVQTAYSAGLNGNYSPTDYVWGARLDAGVMADQWNPLTKQMENAELTSKGKNNLQHFLEPGLVTNNNVSVAQTGEHGSFRASLSHVYNKGQYPNAKLNMTTFTLGGELKVSDKFTMESHMGYNKRITPQVNGKGYNDQGYIYNLLMWTGPEYDIRDYRDYWLVPHEKQNWNYNAWYDNPYLMAYEKLNGIDQNMLNASLSASYKIFKGAKLMLRSGLDYYNNNETKRNPIGINATRGWNAKGMYMKDNKSGYSINNDLLFSIERKVGDFNIDGLAGGTIYFLRDERLKATTRNGISVPGFYSLAASVERPDVDFYTYKKQVNSLFGKVTVNWKNKIFADVTGRNDWTSTLPAATRSYFYPSVGSSVVMSEFIKLPNWFDFWKVRGSWAVSKVDLGIYANNTLYNTTVGDWGGNNSASYPRTIINNNIKPRTERTWEVGTAAYFMKKRLRADVTYYNKYIYNVQQKSLISQAAGFDTALVNINETYVRRGLEVTLDATPVQRKNFQWDVTLNWSASHQYYKSLDAVRSKDNLWTRVGSRTDAYADTDWLKDGAGNLIIRGAGLPVRSDYQSRLGYKDPSWVWGLTNSFRYRNFTFTVGLDGRVGGILYNYIYDKLWDTGSHPDSDNSWRYDEVVNKNKSFVADGVKIISGSVDYDKYGNILKDDRVYAANDKNVSYQMYARKFRGGTAAGTQDATFIKVRELSVAYRVPAALARRVGARSAAVALTGQNVFLWTKAYKFADPDGASDDVTSPAVRYVGVDFKLTF
- a CDS encoding RNA polymerase sigma-70 factor, coding for MNNDDKLICEQIIQGNQQAFRLLYQRYRNLVYGYTIKLTTAADVAEEAVQEIFMKIWINRATLDPARSLEAYLYKSTRNFVFNYLKKALHDEKIRRHFFESTPQTAVPTDKILLVKELEIIRSRAISSLPPQRQLIFRLSRINGLSNQEIAVQLGISGNTVKDQLVKASKAIKVYMIKHAELAVALAMVALS
- the pafA gene encoding alkaline phosphatase PafA gives rise to the protein MKRNYLLTAALLMIAPAVWAQKATSPAAFNHQAASKPTKATSRPKLVVGVVVDQMRWDYLYRYGNRYTAGGFKRLLQDGFSCENTLINYTPTITACGHTCVYTGSVPAVHGIIGNTWYSPIIGRTMYCAEDTTVTTVGSTSAAGKMSPRNMLVTTIGDELRLSNNFQSKVVGVAIKDRGAILPAGHSANAAFWYDGSTGNWVTSTYYMNELPTWAQEFNNQKYPQQYLSKPWTTLYPLSTYTLSTADEKPYEGHYKNGVNNSSFPHDLSSIANGTIAASPFGNTMTLEFAKKAMEAYSLGKGSVTDFLAISLSSTDYVGHQFGPNSIEAEDTYLRLDQDLATLFQYLDAKVGKGQYLFFITADHGVAHVPGFMEENKLPGGTWDDRAAMNDLNKQVAAKFGVNNAIKAVDNYQFWMNHDAIATAGKSEADIQQFIIAELLKSPAIANAFPIAHLMTTTLPEPMRRMMSNGFNAKRSGDIQIALTPGYIDGGKTGTTHGLWYPYDAHIPLVWMGWGIHPGKTNRTVGMTDISPTLAALLHIQMPSGNVGQVIEEITK
- a CDS encoding enoyl-CoA hydratase/isomerase family protein; translation: MRNFCGVDAWLNYQFFIMDFSFLQYNVAERVAIITLNRPEKRNALNGLFVAELRQAFKKAAADEGVKVIVVKGNGEAFCAGADLEYLQQLQTNTYEENLADSRELMQLFQEIYQLNKVVIAQVEGHAIAGGCGLVTLCDLSYVVPEAMMGYTEVKIGFIPALVAVFLVRKIGEGRARELLLTGKLFTAEKAAQHGLITAVVPAAEIAAHVAKVAASLCNDTSAHSLNVTKQLIGTVLDLPLSEGLAHAATLNAQTRGHEDCKRGIAAFLNKEKLTW